In Nitrosophilus alvini, the following are encoded in one genomic region:
- a CDS encoding YifB family Mg chelatase-like AAA ATPase, which produces MKTLLCATLDANEAKRVEVESSLVRALPSFSIVGLASSSIQEAKERVKAALVYIGFRFPPQKLTINLSPSDLKKQGSHFDLPIALAVALQKEKTKTDGFYTFGELGLDGKVKDTLSIFPLVLSLARKEKNIRVVAPKESRDKLSKIPGIELYCIDTLKDAISFFKERNLRSEPAGKIEAESIKIDEVLYYYQKSFEYDFIDVKGQEVAKRAALVSAAGFHNILFEGSPGCGKSMISKRLRYILPPLSLEEILEIAKLEAMDTKEPGFRPLRPFRSPHHTSTRASIFGGGTLSARIGEVALSNRGILFFDELPHFPKSVLEALREPLEDNRILISRVNTKTEYETKFLFAAAQNPCPCGNLMSSSKECRCSELEIQRYKNRLSEPFLDRLDIYVRMNETSQDDKSTVSSKEMFEKVLEAFVMQKRRGQRDFNGKLNEKEIEEYCMLDEEAQEILQKAVSKFSLSFRSINKIKRVSRTIADLNGKEKIGKSDLFEALSYRKRAEI; this is translated from the coding sequence ATGAAAACACTTCTTTGCGCAACATTAGACGCAAACGAAGCGAAAAGAGTAGAGGTTGAAAGCTCTCTTGTAAGAGCCCTTCCCTCCTTTTCCATAGTCGGCCTTGCATCAAGCTCCATACAAGAGGCAAAAGAGCGTGTAAAAGCAGCTTTGGTATATATAGGATTCAGGTTTCCTCCCCAAAAACTTACTATAAATCTTTCACCTTCCGATCTGAAAAAACAGGGAAGCCATTTTGATCTGCCGATCGCTCTTGCCGTTGCGCTTCAGAAAGAGAAAACAAAAACTGATGGATTTTATACATTCGGAGAATTGGGACTTGACGGAAAAGTAAAAGATACGCTCTCTATCTTTCCTCTTGTTCTCTCCCTGGCGCGAAAAGAGAAAAATATAAGAGTAGTAGCACCCAAAGAGAGCAGAGACAAACTCTCGAAAATTCCCGGAATAGAACTTTACTGTATCGATACTCTCAAAGATGCCATATCCTTTTTCAAGGAGCGAAACCTCCGGAGCGAGCCTGCCGGAAAAATAGAAGCGGAAAGTATAAAAATAGATGAGGTTTTATACTATTATCAAAAGAGTTTCGAATACGACTTTATCGATGTAAAAGGGCAGGAAGTTGCGAAAAGAGCGGCTCTTGTCAGTGCAGCAGGGTTTCACAACATACTTTTTGAAGGGAGTCCCGGATGCGGAAAAAGTATGATATCCAAAAGGCTTAGGTATATTCTGCCTCCTTTAAGCCTTGAAGAGATACTTGAAATTGCAAAACTTGAAGCAATGGATACGAAAGAGCCCGGTTTCAGGCCTCTGCGTCCGTTCCGCTCACCCCATCATACCTCCACAAGGGCAAGTATTTTCGGAGGAGGGACTCTCAGTGCAAGGATAGGAGAAGTTGCTCTTTCAAACAGAGGTATACTTTTTTTCGATGAACTTCCCCATTTTCCAAAAAGCGTACTGGAGGCTTTGAGAGAGCCTTTGGAGGATAACAGGATACTTATATCAAGAGTGAATACAAAAACGGAATATGAGACAAAGTTTCTTTTTGCTGCGGCGCAAAATCCATGTCCCTGCGGAAATCTTATGAGCAGTTCAAAAGAGTGCAGATGCAGTGAGTTAGAGATTCAAAGATACAAAAACAGACTCTCTGAGCCGTTTTTAGACAGATTGGACATATATGTCCGAATGAATGAGACGTCACAAGATGACAAGTCCACCGTATCGAGTAAAGAGATGTTTGAGAAAGTATTGGAAGCTTTTGTTATGCAAAAGAGAAGAGGGCAAAGAGATTTTAACGGAAAACTGAATGAAAAAGAGATAGAAGAGTATTGTATGTTAGATGAGGAGGCACAGGAGATTCTTCAAAAGGCGGTCTCAAAATTTTCTCTCTCTTTCAGAAGCATAAATAAGATAAAAAGAGTTTCAAGAACTATTGCAGATTTGAACGGGAAAGAAAAAATCGGAAAATCCGATCTGTTTGAGGCACTGAGCTACAGAAAAAGAGCAGAGATTTGA
- a CDS encoding YeiH family protein — MAFSKENIRSTLNGILFVALFTVAAIDIAEIPILKSLGISPLIIGIVIGMFYANTLRNHLPAAWVPGIIFSAKTLLRTAIVLYGFRITFQQIEAVGMAGLLVSIIMLSSTFILGVLIGTKLFKLDRDTAVLCASGSSVCGAAAVLATEPVLKAEPYKSAIAVGTVVLFGTIAMFVYPALYKAGIFDMDPSTYGIYVGGTVHEVAQVVAAGGSIDGSADNAIIVKMTRVMMIAPLLIILGIVLARSASKDSKEGKIKVTIPWFAVWFIVMAGIHSIGFIPENIISVINDVDTFLLTMAMTALGMETNAQKFKQAGAKPILVALIMALWLLIGGYFITKWVVAALC; from the coding sequence ATGGCGTTTAGCAAAGAAAATATCAGAAGTACACTAAATGGTATTCTTTTTGTTGCACTCTTTACTGTGGCAGCTATAGATATTGCTGAAATACCGATATTGAAAAGTCTAGGTATCAGCCCTCTTATCATAGGTATTGTTATAGGTATGTTTTATGCAAATACTCTCAGAAATCATCTACCCGCTGCATGGGTTCCCGGAATTATCTTTAGTGCGAAGACTCTGCTAAGGACTGCCATTGTCCTTTACGGTTTCAGGATAACCTTTCAGCAGATAGAAGCTGTAGGCATGGCCGGACTTCTAGTCTCCATCATTATGCTCTCTTCAACATTTATCTTAGGGGTTTTAATAGGTACAAAACTTTTCAAACTTGATCGCGATACAGCAGTTTTGTGTGCATCGGGTTCTTCTGTTTGCGGTGCAGCTGCAGTTTTGGCAACGGAACCGGTACTCAAGGCCGAACCGTACAAGAGTGCCATTGCCGTTGGTACGGTAGTTCTTTTCGGAACAATTGCAATGTTCGTATATCCTGCACTCTATAAAGCCGGTATTTTTGATATGGATCCTTCCACATACGGCATATATGTGGGCGGAACCGTACATGAAGTTGCGCAGGTGGTAGCTGCCGGAGGATCTATTGACGGATCGGCAGACAACGCAATCATAGTAAAGATGACGCGTGTCATGATGATAGCTCCCCTTCTTATAATACTCGGTATAGTTCTTGCAAGAAGTGCATCCAAAGATAGTAAAGAGGGCAAGATAAAAGTTACCATTCCATGGTTTGCCGTATGGTTTATCGTCATGGCTGGCATACACTCAATCGGCTTCATACCGGAAAATATCATAAGCGTTATAAACGATGTTGACACATTTTTGCTGACAATGGCTATGACGGCCTTGGGAATGGAAACAAATGCACAAAAATTTAAACAGGCAGGTGCAAAACCTATACTGGTTGCACTTATCATGGCTCTTTGGCTTCTTATAGGCGGCTATTTTATAACTAAATGGGTTGTAGCAGCTTTATGCTGA
- a CDS encoding LysR substrate-binding domain-containing protein, which yields MKITLRQMEIFLEVAKTGHLTHVANELGLSQSAVSMSIKELESTMGCKLFDRIQKKLVLNEKGRAFAHEIEPLVQKLKDIEEEFSSQDNKGELIIAASTTIADYIMPHIICEYMQRYPEVKISMKIGNTKEIIEMIENGVADLGYIEGAIDSTCIVEEVMGVDELVIVTGDKNLKKRKEYYIDNLLDKKWILREIGSGTRAVFLDKIRRFVPDMNIFLELAHTEAIKSVLMKLDDSLSCLSKIAVQKEIERGELFEIKLKGFDFEREFLQLYHKDKYKSELFKKFMVFARYRFGEIIKS from the coding sequence ATGAAAATTACGCTAAGACAGATGGAAATCTTTTTGGAAGTCGCAAAAACAGGGCATCTTACGCATGTAGCCAACGAGCTTGGACTCAGTCAGTCTGCTGTATCTATGTCTATCAAAGAGCTTGAGTCAACAATGGGATGCAAACTCTTTGACAGGATTCAGAAGAAACTGGTACTCAATGAAAAAGGGCGTGCTTTTGCTCACGAGATCGAGCCTCTTGTACAGAAACTTAAAGATATAGAAGAGGAGTTCAGTTCGCAGGATAACAAGGGCGAACTTATAATAGCGGCAAGTACGACTATCGCCGATTATATCATGCCTCATATTATATGCGAATATATGCAAAGGTATCCGGAAGTAAAAATTTCTATGAAAATAGGCAATACGAAAGAGATAATAGAGATGATAGAGAACGGTGTGGCAGATCTTGGATATATAGAAGGAGCGATAGATAGTACATGTATTGTAGAAGAAGTTATGGGAGTAGATGAACTTGTTATAGTTACTGGAGATAAAAATCTTAAAAAAAGAAAAGAGTATTATATAGACAATCTTCTTGACAAAAAATGGATATTAAGAGAGATAGGATCAGGAACAAGAGCAGTGTTTCTGGATAAGATCAGAAGGTTTGTTCCTGATATGAATATATTTCTGGAACTTGCTCATACAGAGGCTATAAAGAGTGTGCTTATGAAACTGGATGATTCTCTTAGCTGCCTTTCAAAAATTGCGGTACAAAAAGAGATAGAAAGAGGCGAACTTTTTGAAATAAAACTGAAAGGGTTCGATTTTGAAAGAGAGTTTCTGCAGCTTTATCACAAAGACAAATATAAAAGCGAGCTTTTCAAAAAATTTATGGTATTTGCCAGATACAGATTCGGTGAGATTATAAAGAGTTAA
- a CDS encoding NAD(P)H-hydrate dehydratase: MQNLYEKVDFLDRKCYDAYLLPEDILMEQAAEAMNSFIRANFAKNSKVLIVSGPGNNGADGITLARQLLGDYEVFLFLPFGAKSQMALLQLERFEAVGGKESETIQEADVIVDAMFGAGLTKPLNEKAIEIIEKLNAMKGFKIACDIPTGIDKNGNLLPTAFKADRTITMGALKLALYSDFAKDYVGEIDVADLGVSRTLYEEPSFYRVLETDDFRPPVREKLSSNKGDYGHLAVIAGEKEGAAIMAALSALNFGAGLVTVVSNEKIAVPYELMHANSLPKTTTSIAVGMGLGCEYSDDEFETLILKNDFPLVIDADLFYSKKILSILKREKIVLTPHPKEFASLLKISGICETDAKEVQKRRFELVLKFCEKFPNAVLVLKGANVIVAKGAELFVNPYGSNALSKGGSGDVLTGLIGALLAQGYDSLDAAIQGTLAHSFAAKKVKKANFALTPKDLIEAVGCL; the protein is encoded by the coding sequence ATGCAAAATCTATACGAGAAGGTAGACTTTCTGGATAGAAAATGTTATGACGCATACTTGCTTCCCGAAGATATACTTATGGAACAAGCAGCGGAAGCTATGAACAGTTTTATCAGGGCAAATTTTGCAAAAAATTCAAAAGTTTTGATAGTTTCCGGACCGGGAAACAACGGGGCAGACGGCATAACGCTTGCAAGGCAGCTGCTGGGCGATTATGAAGTTTTTTTGTTCCTGCCCTTTGGTGCAAAATCTCAGATGGCTCTTTTGCAGCTAGAGAGGTTTGAGGCTGTCGGCGGAAAAGAGAGTGAAACTATTCAAGAGGCCGATGTGATAGTTGATGCTATGTTTGGAGCTGGGCTTACCAAGCCTTTAAATGAAAAAGCAATCGAAATTATCGAAAAACTGAATGCTATGAAAGGATTCAAAATAGCGTGTGATATTCCAACAGGGATAGACAAAAACGGAAATCTTCTGCCAACCGCTTTCAAAGCGGACAGAACCATAACTATGGGAGCATTGAAACTGGCGCTTTATTCGGACTTTGCAAAAGACTATGTTGGTGAAATAGATGTTGCTGATCTAGGTGTCAGCCGTACTCTTTACGAAGAGCCCAGTTTTTACAGGGTACTTGAAACTGATGATTTCAGACCGCCGGTCAGGGAAAAACTCTCATCGAACAAAGGAGACTACGGCCATCTTGCGGTAATTGCCGGTGAAAAAGAGGGAGCGGCGATTATGGCGGCTCTTTCGGCGCTAAATTTCGGCGCAGGGCTTGTAACTGTCGTATCAAATGAAAAAATCGCCGTTCCTTACGAGCTGATGCATGCAAATTCACTTCCCAAAACAACCACTTCCATTGCTGTAGGAATGGGGCTGGGGTGTGAATATAGCGATGATGAGTTTGAAACTCTTATTTTGAAAAACGATTTTCCTCTTGTAATAGATGCAGACCTCTTCTATTCGAAAAAAATTCTATCTATTCTAAAAAGAGAGAAAATCGTACTTACACCTCATCCGAAAGAGTTTGCTTCTTTGCTTAAAATTTCCGGTATCTGCGAGACGGATGCAAAAGAGGTGCAGAAGAGACGTTTTGAACTTGTACTGAAATTTTGCGAAAAATTCCCAAATGCGGTATTGGTGTTGAAAGGCGCCAATGTGATTGTTGCAAAAGGGGCGGAGCTTTTTGTAAATCCGTACGGCTCCAATGCCCTAAGCAAAGGAGGTAGCGGAGATGTGCTGACGGGCCTTATAGGCGCTCTGCTTGCGCAGGGGTACGATTCGCTTGATGCAGCCATCCAGGGAACGCTTGCTCACTCGTTTGCAGCAAAAAAAGTAAAAAAAGCGAACTTCGCTCTGACACCCAAAGATTTGATAGAGGCTGTGGGATGCTTGTAA
- the purN gene encoding phosphoribosylglycinamide formyltransferase has product MLVKRVVVLFSGKGTNLKNLIQKVHKKRFGDITIEIAAAITNNEKAEGINVARSNNISVDIILHDRYSSREEFDGVLVEKIKKYSPDLVVLAGFMRILSPVFTDNIKNAINIHPSLLPLFKGTKAIERSYASDMKVAGATVHRVSSELDSGEILEQECFHRENESFEEFEAKIHAIEYEILPKTVIKLLKK; this is encoded by the coding sequence ATGCTTGTAAAAAGAGTGGTGGTGCTATTTAGCGGGAAAGGAACAAATCTTAAAAATCTTATCCAAAAGGTACACAAAAAGCGGTTTGGAGATATAACTATTGAGATAGCTGCAGCGATTACAAACAACGAAAAAGCCGAAGGTATAAATGTTGCAAGAAGTAATAACATTTCCGTAGATATAATTTTGCACGACAGATATTCTTCTAGAGAGGAGTTTGACGGAGTTTTGGTAGAAAAGATAAAAAAATATTCGCCGGATCTTGTAGTTCTTGCGGGTTTTATGAGAATACTGAGTCCCGTTTTTACGGACAACATTAAAAATGCGATAAATATTCACCCCTCTTTGCTGCCGCTTTTCAAAGGAACAAAAGCGATTGAGAGAAGCTATGCTAGCGATATGAAAGTTGCTGGTGCGACAGTTCACAGAGTAAGCAGCGAGCTTGATTCGGGCGAGATACTTGAGCAGGAGTGTTTTCACAGAGAGAATGAGAGTTTTGAAGAGTTTGAAGCAAAAATTCATGCCATAGAGTATGAAATTCTTCCGAAAACAGTAATAAAACTTTTAAAAAAATAA
- a CDS encoding thiazole synthase: MEDLLKIGNKTFKSRLIVGSGKYPDFQTTRDATIASEAEMITVAVRRVNITNPDEENLMDYFKDTNIQFLPNSAGCTTAEEAITLFRLVKEATGIDFIKLEVIGDTQKTLYPDVIETLKACEVLAKEGFTVLAYTNDDPIMAKKLEDAGAAAVMPLAAPIGSGLGIQNKYNVVFVKEAVKVPVIVDAGVGCASDAAIAMELGADGVLTNTAIAQAKDPVLMAKAMRDAVRAGRMSYLAGRIPKKPYATASSPTEGMIQF, from the coding sequence ATGGAAGATTTGTTAAAAATAGGCAATAAAACATTTAAAAGCAGACTTATAGTGGGGAGCGGAAAATATCCCGATTTTCAAACCACGAGAGATGCCACGATAGCCAGTGAAGCGGAGATGATAACAGTTGCGGTAAGACGAGTGAATATCACAAATCCGGACGAAGAAAACCTTATGGACTATTTCAAAGATACCAATATACAGTTTCTTCCAAACAGCGCCGGATGTACAACCGCCGAAGAGGCGATAACTCTTTTCAGACTTGTCAAAGAGGCAACCGGAATAGATTTTATAAAACTTGAAGTCATCGGAGATACTCAAAAAACACTTTATCCAGATGTCATAGAGACCCTCAAAGCCTGTGAGGTTTTGGCAAAAGAGGGATTTACGGTCCTTGCATACACAAACGACGATCCGATTATGGCAAAAAAGCTTGAAGATGCGGGCGCTGCAGCGGTTATGCCTCTTGCTGCTCCCATTGGAAGCGGTCTTGGAATACAGAATAAATACAATGTTGTATTTGTCAAAGAGGCTGTAAAAGTTCCAGTTATAGTAGATGCAGGCGTTGGGTGCGCAAGCGACGCGGCAATAGCTATGGAGCTTGGTGCCGACGGGGTTTTGACAAACACCGCAATTGCCCAGGCAAAAGATCCGGTTTTGATGGCAAAAGCGATGAGAGATGCGGTAAGAGCCGGTAGGATGAGTTATCTTGCCGGCAGAATTCCGAAAAAACCGTACGCTACGGCTTCAAGCCCCACCGAGGGAATGATACAGTTTTAG
- a CDS encoding sodium-dependent transporter has protein sequence MKIQRFSRIGFIMAAAGSAVGLGNIWKFPYMTGEYGGGAFVLVYLITIAFIGFSVMVAEMLIGALGRLDTVSSFEELAPPDKKQWKYAGFMGFNGIIIMTFYSVVIGWIFYYLFRLLNGLPSTTDKAKDIFNTLVGNEPGIQIFWHTVAVLIVGYIVYKGIKGGIEKINLILMPSLMAILFGLLFYAFTLDGFEKAFEFMFAPKWEKLNSEAIVRAVGHSFFTLSLGMGAILTYAASLPKNANITQTALIVTFMDTLIALVAGLVIFSFLFQFGAEPGQGPGLVFISLPTILKNFGTLGIFFALMFFLALAFAGITSAISLVEPVVQYLIDRFDYTRTKAVVVTSFIYWIVGIGALLSYTKEWGEMFSIGKKPLFDILEYTTDSILLPLGGLLIAIFVGYILHKDRVRAALEHEMGDRVFHIWRFSIRYIAPVALIFMMLNLMGIIKI, from the coding sequence ATGAAAATCCAAAGATTTAGTCGTATAGGGTTTATCATGGCTGCCGCGGGGAGTGCCGTCGGTCTTGGAAATATATGGAAGTTTCCCTATATGACGGGAGAGTATGGCGGAGGAGCCTTTGTTCTGGTATATCTCATAACGATAGCTTTTATAGGTTTTTCTGTTATGGTTGCAGAGATGCTTATAGGAGCTCTTGGTAGACTCGATACGGTCAGCTCTTTTGAAGAGCTTGCGCCTCCTGATAAAAAGCAGTGGAAATATGCGGGTTTCATGGGGTTTAATGGTATCATAATAATGACTTTCTACTCTGTAGTTATCGGCTGGATTTTCTACTATCTTTTCAGACTGTTAAACGGACTTCCTTCCACTACCGACAAAGCTAAAGATATTTTTAACACTCTTGTGGGAAACGAGCCGGGTATACAGATATTTTGGCATACCGTTGCCGTTCTTATCGTAGGATACATAGTCTACAAAGGTATAAAGGGAGGTATCGAAAAGATAAACCTCATCCTCATGCCATCACTTATGGCTATACTTTTTGGACTACTCTTTTATGCTTTTACACTTGACGGATTTGAAAAAGCTTTTGAGTTTATGTTTGCTCCAAAATGGGAGAAACTCAACTCAGAAGCGATAGTAAGAGCCGTGGGACACTCATTTTTTACTCTCTCACTTGGCATGGGCGCAATATTAACCTATGCCGCAAGTCTTCCCAAAAACGCCAACATCACCCAGACTGCACTTATAGTTACCTTTATGGATACTCTCATAGCTCTCGTCGCGGGACTTGTGATATTCTCTTTTCTTTTTCAATTTGGTGCAGAACCCGGACAGGGACCGGGGCTTGTATTTATCTCTCTTCCTACAATACTCAAAAATTTTGGAACACTTGGTATCTTTTTTGCCCTTATGTTCTTTCTCGCCCTTGCATTTGCCGGTATCACCTCAGCAATAAGTCTGGTTGAGCCCGTTGTACAGTATCTAATAGACAGATTCGACTATACAAGAACAAAAGCCGTTGTCGTCACAAGTTTTATATACTGGATAGTCGGTATCGGTGCTTTGCTATCTTATACAAAAGAATGGGGAGAGATGTTCAGTATTGGGAAAAAGCCGCTTTTTGATATACTCGAATATACGACCGACTCCATACTTCTACCTCTAGGCGGACTTCTCATAGCGATTTTTGTAGGATATATACTGCATAAAGACAGAGTCAGAGCGGCTCTTGAGCATGAAATGGGTGATAGGGTTTTTCATATATGGAGATTCAGTATAAGATATATAGCACCTGTTGCTTTAATTTTTATGATGCTAAATCTCATGGGAATTATAAAGATATAA
- a CDS encoding abortive infection family protein: protein MKVTEGTISAIGKIVTGDEQLSPYRSGPQLVRLFNDYGANDVYGQGFPSRWHYAEEKIRSLNGTAALGSLLCQVLDPREFMDTKFKVEEAVQYINARLKYDGYEVVIDNGYAKIRDLTGVSVACEHPFQGSEKEGHLFIDEQIQKSEIKIKEGDYDGAITNARSLLEAVLTELEKTIDENAPQYDGDLLKLYKRVQKLLNLEPGRPDIEGPLKQVLSGLVSIVGGMAGLSNRMGDRHVRTYKPEKHHAVLVVNAAKTIVNFLFETYEYQKKRKSINKAAQSDNVKY from the coding sequence ATGAAAGTTACAGAAGGGACAATTAGTGCGATTGGGAAGATTGTTACAGGAGATGAACAACTTTCACCTTATCGCAGTGGTCCACAATTAGTTCGGCTATTTAATGATTACGGAGCAAATGATGTATATGGACAAGGTTTTCCGTCACGTTGGCATTATGCGGAAGAAAAAATCCGTTCTTTAAATGGCACGGCTGCTCTCGGCTCTCTGTTATGCCAAGTGCTCGATCCTCGTGAATTTATGGATACTAAGTTTAAGGTAGAAGAAGCCGTGCAATACATTAACGCGAGGCTCAAATACGACGGTTATGAAGTAGTTATTGATAACGGCTACGCAAAAATACGCGATCTAACAGGAGTTTCTGTTGCTTGCGAACATCCCTTTCAAGGTTCCGAAAAGGAAGGACACCTATTCATTGATGAACAGATACAAAAATCAGAAATAAAAATCAAAGAGGGTGACTATGATGGTGCAATTACTAATGCCAGGTCATTATTGGAGGCAGTACTAACTGAGCTTGAGAAGACTATAGACGAAAATGCACCGCAATATGACGGAGACTTGCTCAAGCTTTATAAAAGGGTTCAGAAGCTACTGAATTTAGAGCCGGGTCGTCCAGATATTGAAGGCCCGTTAAAGCAGGTACTCTCTGGCTTAGTAAGTATTGTAGGCGGTATGGCCGGTTTAAGTAACCGTATGGGCGATCGTCATGTTAGGACGTATAAACCAGAAAAACATCACGCTGTATTAGTAGTAAATGCGGCAAAAACGATAGTAAATTTCCTTTTTGAAACTTACGAATATCAAAAAAAAAGAAAAAGCATTAACAAAGCGGCTCAGTCCGACAATGTGAAATATTGA
- a CDS encoding NnrS family protein, giving the protein MLSTWYKKFSSQPHQPFFTSGMLLLITFTAVLLGVYSGFLDIGVSVINFHAYPMIFIIFIQFFLGFLFVVFPRFLMQPVLKPELYMKHFFIFLAGSLLYIAALFISDKLLIAASILLIAAQTNSFLLLLSIYRKSIVKDKYDTRWVLIAYASGIVAHLFFIAAYFATPVSTLFENIAIKGGFYLFLFTVVFAISQRMIPHFTQVKVQGYQINKTKKIMEIIFSLLVVKVALLLIEPKYSFLADIPLFIFFVREFAKWKLPVTKVPAIIWVLYLSLAWIPVGFLISAIESLSALAGLGIEFEKAALHAFAVGYFLTILIGFGTRVVLGHSGRVPTADKPAIAIFLFIQVVALSRIFAALSLNLALDYTFLINLSATLMLAALLAWCARYFRILAISF; this is encoded by the coding sequence ATGCTCTCAACTTGGTATAAAAAATTTTCATCACAGCCCCATCAGCCTTTCTTTACCTCAGGCATGCTGCTTCTTATAACATTTACCGCAGTTTTACTTGGTGTATATTCCGGTTTTCTCGATATAGGGGTTTCAGTCATAAACTTTCATGCATATCCTATGATATTTATCATATTCATTCAGTTTTTCCTGGGTTTTTTGTTTGTGGTATTTCCAAGATTTCTGATGCAGCCCGTTCTCAAACCGGAGCTTTATATGAAACACTTTTTTATTTTTCTAGCGGGGTCTTTGCTATACATAGCGGCTCTTTTTATCTCAGACAAGCTCCTTATCGCTGCTTCCATACTGCTCATAGCGGCACAGACAAACTCTTTTTTACTTCTGCTTTCAATATACAGAAAAAGTATAGTTAAGGATAAATACGACACAAGATGGGTACTCATAGCTTACGCTTCCGGTATCGTCGCGCATCTTTTCTTTATCGCTGCATATTTTGCGACTCCTGTAAGTACTCTTTTTGAAAATATTGCGATAAAGGGTGGATTTTACCTCTTTTTGTTTACGGTAGTTTTTGCCATAAGCCAAAGAATGATACCCCATTTTACACAGGTAAAGGTTCAGGGATACCAGATAAACAAAACAAAAAAGATCATGGAGATAATCTTTTCGCTTCTTGTGGTAAAAGTGGCACTCTTGCTGATAGAACCGAAATACAGCTTTTTGGCGGATATTCCGCTTTTTATCTTTTTTGTCAGAGAATTTGCCAAATGGAAACTTCCTGTTACGAAAGTCCCCGCCATCATATGGGTTTTGTATCTCTCTCTAGCATGGATACCGGTAGGATTTCTCATCTCTGCTATAGAGTCCTTATCGGCACTCGCAGGTCTTGGCATAGAGTTTGAAAAAGCAGCCCTTCACGCGTTTGCAGTAGGATATTTCCTGACAATTCTCATAGGTTTCGGCACGAGAGTGGTTCTCGGCCACTCCGGCAGAGTCCCCACTGCCGACAAACCCGCAATCGCCATATTTTTATTTATACAGGTGGTGGCCCTGAGCCGGATTTTCGCCGCTTTGTCTCTAAACCTGGCTCTTGACTATACATTTTTGATAAACCTCAGCGCCACACTGATGCTCGCGGCCCTGCTTGCATGGTGCGCAAGGTATTTCAGAATACTGGCGATCAGTTTTTAG
- the prx-suh gene encoding thiol peroxidase Prx-SUH, with product MATTKLKGNEVKLAGNEVNVGDVAPVVHVVGKDLEDIQIGGQKGCAQIVVAVPSLDTDVCAAETRKFNEEAAKIENAEVIVVSMDLPFAMKRFCTTEGIENLKVGSDFRNKDFANAYGVLIAEGPLAGLTARAIFIIDVNGVIVYKQIVPEITEEPNYDEVLEAARAATSTSCCGTCQ from the coding sequence ATGGCAACAACAAAACTTAAAGGCAACGAAGTAAAATTGGCTGGAAATGAAGTAAATGTAGGAGACGTGGCTCCCGTAGTACACGTTGTAGGAAAAGATCTTGAAGATATTCAAATTGGCGGACAGAAAGGATGTGCCCAGATCGTCGTAGCAGTTCCTTCACTCGATACAGATGTTTGTGCCGCTGAGACGAGAAAATTTAACGAAGAGGCAGCAAAGATTGAAAATGCGGAAGTAATCGTAGTATCTATGGACCTTCCATTTGCTATGAAAAGATTCTGTACTACCGAAGGGATAGAAAATCTCAAAGTCGGAAGTGATTTTAGAAACAAAGATTTCGCAAACGCTTACGGAGTTCTTATAGCCGAAGGTCCTCTTGCCGGTCTAACTGCAAGAGCGATATTCATAATAGACGTAAACGGTGTGATCGTATATAAGCAGATCGTTCCCGAAATCACAGAAGAGCCAAATTATGACGAGGTTCTCGAAGCTGCAAGAGCGGCTACTTCTACAAGCTGCTGCGGAACTTGTCAATAA